A genome region from Mauremys reevesii isolate NIE-2019 linkage group 12, ASM1616193v1, whole genome shotgun sequence includes the following:
- the LOC120375603 gene encoding beta,beta-carotene 9',10'-oxygenase-like isoform X4, which produces MRSVEETPQPILTKVKGHIPKWLNGSLLRNGPGKFEFGEEKFNHWFDGMALLHQFQLENGIVTYRSKFLQSDSYVTNSRHNRIVVSEFGTLAMPDPCKSIFGRFISWFEMPRPTDNSSVNYVVYKGDYYVSTETNFMRKVDPETLETKEKVDWSKFVVVNGATAHPHYEPDGTAYNMGNSYGKHGSSYNIIWIPPQKSNRDDTLQGAKVLCSIAPAEKMKPSYYHSFGMSENYVVFAEQPIKINLCRVITSKFLGKPIADGINWEPQYKTRFHVVNKHTGELLPGQFYSKPFATFHHINAFEDQGCVVLDLCCQDDGRSLQTYQLQNLRKAGEGLDQIYNSIARAFPRRFVLPLNVDSSMPVGQNLSPLSYTSASAVKEVDGTVWCMHENLHSEDLEEVGGMEFPQINYSRCNGRKYRFFYGCGFRHLVGDSLIKMDTETKKMKIWQEDGFYPSEPVFVPVPKATAEDSGVILSVVVTPSQNQNTFLLVLDAETFSELGRAEVPVQMPYGFHGIFVPR; this is translated from the exons ATGAGAAGTGTGGAAGAGACTCCTCAGCCCATCCTGACAAAGGTCAAAGGGCACATTCCCAAGTGGCTTAATGGCAGCCTGCTAAGGAACGGGCCTGGGAAGTTCGAGTTTGGAGAGGAGAA ATTTAACCATTGGTTTGATGGCATGGCCCTGCTGCATCAGTTCCAACTGGAAAATGGCATCGTGACTTACAGGAGCAAGTTCCTGCAGAGTGATTCCTATGTGACTAACAGCCGGCACAATCGGATCGTGGTCTCAGAGTTTGGAACCCTGGCTATGCCGGACCCGTGCAAGAGCATCTTTGGGCGCTTCATATCGTGGTTTGAGATGCCAC GGCCAACAGATAACTCCAGTGTGAACTATGTGGTGTACAAGGGAGACTATTATGTCAGCACCGAGACCAACTTCATGCGCAAAGTGGATCCAGAAACTCTGGAAACCAAGGAGAAG GTGGACTGGAGCAAATTCGTTGTGGTGAATGGAGCAACAGCCCATCCACATTATGAGCCTGATGGGACAGCATACAACATGGGCAACTCTTATGGGAAACATG GTTCCAGCTATAACATTATTTGGATTCCTCCGCAGAAGTCAAACCGCGATGACACTTTGCAGGGAGCAAAAGTTTTGTGCTCCATCGCTCCAGCTGAGAAGATGAAACCCTCCTACTATCACAGCTTTG GAATGAGTGAGAACTACGTGGTCTTCGCTGAGCAGCCCATCAAGATTAATCTGTGTCGGGTCATCACATCCAAGTTCCTTGGGAAGCCCATTGCTGATGGGATAAACTGGGAGCCGCAGTACAAAACCCGCTTCCACGTGGTGAATAAGCACACGGGAGAG CTGCTTCCGGGGCAGTTTTACAGCAAGCCATTTGCTACTTTCCATCATATCAACGCCTTTGAAGATCAGGGCTGTGTGGTCCTTGACCTCTGCTGCCAGGATGACGGAAGGAGCCTACAAACTTACCAGCTCCAAAACCTGCGCAAAGCTGGGGAGGGTCTGGATCAG ATCTATAACTCGATAGCCAGAGCTTTCCCCCGCCGCTTTGTTCTACCACTGAATGTGGATTCAAGCATGCCCGTGGGGCAGAACCTCAGCCCCTTGTCCTACACGTCAGCGAGTGCTGTGAAAGAGGTGGATGGGACG GTCTGGTGCATGCATGAAAATCTCCATTCAGAGGACCTGGAGGAGGTAGGGGGCATGGAGTTCCCCCAGATTAACTACTCACGGTGCAACGGCAGGAAGTACCGCTTCTTCTACGGCTGCGGCTTTCGGCACCTGGTGGGGGATTCGCTGATCAAGATGGATACAGAAACCAAGAAAATGAAG ATTTGGCAAGAGGATGGATTCTATCCTTCGGAGCCTGTGTTTGTGCCAGTGCCTAAAGCCACTGCAGAAGACAGTGGAGTCATTCTGTCAGTTGTGGTCACACCCTCGCAG AACCAAAACACTTTCCTGCTTGTCCTGGATGCAGAGACCTTCAGCGAACTGGGCCGCGCAGAAGTCCCAGTGCAAATGCCTTATGGATTCCATGGCATCTTTGTCCCACGTTAA
- the LOC120375603 gene encoding beta,beta-carotene 9',10'-oxygenase-like isoform X2 produces the protein MTSNTVKGDENRSKRRKEMENEASESPQLSSLERPDLALSESSQSLYKPEALEKVLNVLKDVLPSPQQELVTFSNRKGLQCISPLMRSVEETPQPILTKVKGHIPKWLNGSLLRNGPGKFEFGEEKFNHWFDGMALLHQFQLENGIVTYRSKFLQSDSYVTNSRHNRIVVSEFGTLAMPDPCKSIFGRFISWFEMPRPTDNSSVNYVVYKGDYYVSTETNFMRKVDPETLETKEKVDWSKFVVVNGATAHPHYEPDGTAYNMGNSYGKHGSSYNIIWIPPQKSNRDDTLQGAKVLCSIAPAEKMKPSYYHSFGMSENYVVFAEQPIKINLCRVITSKFLGKPIADGINWEPQYKTRFHVVNKHTGELLPGQFYSKPFATFHHINAFEDQGCVVLDLCCQDDGRSLQTYQLQNLRKAGEGLDQIYNSIARAFPRRFVLPLNVDSSMPVGQNLSPLSYTSASAVKEVDGTVWCMHENLHSEDLEEVGGMEFPQINYSRCNGRKYRFFYGCGFRHLVGDSLIKMDTETKKMKIWQEDGFYPSEPVFVPVPKATAEDSGVILSVVVTPSQNQNTFLLVLDAETFSELGRAEVPVQMPYGFHGIFVPR, from the exons TTCTAAAGGACGTTCTGCCGAGCCCACAACAGGAGCTGGTCACCTTCAGCAAccggaagggtttgcaatgcatCTCCCCACTAATGAGAAGTGTGGAAGAGACTCCTCAGCCCATCCTGACAAAGGTCAAAGGGCACATTCCCAAGTGGCTTAATGGCAGCCTGCTAAGGAACGGGCCTGGGAAGTTCGAGTTTGGAGAGGAGAA ATTTAACCATTGGTTTGATGGCATGGCCCTGCTGCATCAGTTCCAACTGGAAAATGGCATCGTGACTTACAGGAGCAAGTTCCTGCAGAGTGATTCCTATGTGACTAACAGCCGGCACAATCGGATCGTGGTCTCAGAGTTTGGAACCCTGGCTATGCCGGACCCGTGCAAGAGCATCTTTGGGCGCTTCATATCGTGGTTTGAGATGCCAC GGCCAACAGATAACTCCAGTGTGAACTATGTGGTGTACAAGGGAGACTATTATGTCAGCACCGAGACCAACTTCATGCGCAAAGTGGATCCAGAAACTCTGGAAACCAAGGAGAAG GTGGACTGGAGCAAATTCGTTGTGGTGAATGGAGCAACAGCCCATCCACATTATGAGCCTGATGGGACAGCATACAACATGGGCAACTCTTATGGGAAACATG GTTCCAGCTATAACATTATTTGGATTCCTCCGCAGAAGTCAAACCGCGATGACACTTTGCAGGGAGCAAAAGTTTTGTGCTCCATCGCTCCAGCTGAGAAGATGAAACCCTCCTACTATCACAGCTTTG GAATGAGTGAGAACTACGTGGTCTTCGCTGAGCAGCCCATCAAGATTAATCTGTGTCGGGTCATCACATCCAAGTTCCTTGGGAAGCCCATTGCTGATGGGATAAACTGGGAGCCGCAGTACAAAACCCGCTTCCACGTGGTGAATAAGCACACGGGAGAG CTGCTTCCGGGGCAGTTTTACAGCAAGCCATTTGCTACTTTCCATCATATCAACGCCTTTGAAGATCAGGGCTGTGTGGTCCTTGACCTCTGCTGCCAGGATGACGGAAGGAGCCTACAAACTTACCAGCTCCAAAACCTGCGCAAAGCTGGGGAGGGTCTGGATCAG ATCTATAACTCGATAGCCAGAGCTTTCCCCCGCCGCTTTGTTCTACCACTGAATGTGGATTCAAGCATGCCCGTGGGGCAGAACCTCAGCCCCTTGTCCTACACGTCAGCGAGTGCTGTGAAAGAGGTGGATGGGACG GTCTGGTGCATGCATGAAAATCTCCATTCAGAGGACCTGGAGGAGGTAGGGGGCATGGAGTTCCCCCAGATTAACTACTCACGGTGCAACGGCAGGAAGTACCGCTTCTTCTACGGCTGCGGCTTTCGGCACCTGGTGGGGGATTCGCTGATCAAGATGGATACAGAAACCAAGAAAATGAAG ATTTGGCAAGAGGATGGATTCTATCCTTCGGAGCCTGTGTTTGTGCCAGTGCCTAAAGCCACTGCAGAAGACAGTGGAGTCATTCTGTCAGTTGTGGTCACACCCTCGCAG AACCAAAACACTTTCCTGCTTGTCCTGGATGCAGAGACCTTCAGCGAACTGGGCCGCGCAGAAGTCCCAGTGCAAATGCCTTATGGATTCCATGGCATCTTTGTCCCACGTTAA
- the LOC120375603 gene encoding beta,beta-carotene 9',10'-oxygenase-like isoform X3 → MAALLVRGGLWRPRGGGLVLLSKSLLTRPVVACTTTLDRPTLAHQIHISPRSYVLKDVLPSPQQELVTFSNRKGLQCISPLMRSVEETPQPILTKVKGHIPKWLNGSLLRNGPGKFEFGEEKFNHWFDGMALLHQFQLENGIVTYRSKFLQSDSYVTNSRHNRIVVSEFGTLAMPDPCKSIFGRFISWFEMPRPTDNSSVNYVVYKGDYYVSTETNFMRKVDPETLETKEKVDWSKFVVVNGATAHPHYEPDGTAYNMGNSYGKHGSSYNIIWIPPQKSNRDDTLQGAKVLCSIAPAEKMKPSYYHSFGMSENYVVFAEQPIKINLCRVITSKFLGKPIADGINWEPQYKTRFHVVNKHTGELLPGQFYSKPFATFHHINAFEDQGCVVLDLCCQDDGRSLQTYQLQNLRKAGEGLDQIYNSIARAFPRRFVLPLNVDSSMPVGQNLSPLSYTSASAVKEVDGTVWCMHENLHSEDLEEVGGMEFPQINYSRCNGRKYRFFYGCGFRHLVGDSLIKMDTETKKMKIWQEDGFYPSEPVFVPVPKATAEDSGVILSVVVTPSQNQNTFLLVLDAETFSELGRAEVPVQMPYGFHGIFVPR, encoded by the exons TTCTAAAGGACGTTCTGCCGAGCCCACAACAGGAGCTGGTCACCTTCAGCAAccggaagggtttgcaatgcatCTCCCCACTAATGAGAAGTGTGGAAGAGACTCCTCAGCCCATCCTGACAAAGGTCAAAGGGCACATTCCCAAGTGGCTTAATGGCAGCCTGCTAAGGAACGGGCCTGGGAAGTTCGAGTTTGGAGAGGAGAA ATTTAACCATTGGTTTGATGGCATGGCCCTGCTGCATCAGTTCCAACTGGAAAATGGCATCGTGACTTACAGGAGCAAGTTCCTGCAGAGTGATTCCTATGTGACTAACAGCCGGCACAATCGGATCGTGGTCTCAGAGTTTGGAACCCTGGCTATGCCGGACCCGTGCAAGAGCATCTTTGGGCGCTTCATATCGTGGTTTGAGATGCCAC GGCCAACAGATAACTCCAGTGTGAACTATGTGGTGTACAAGGGAGACTATTATGTCAGCACCGAGACCAACTTCATGCGCAAAGTGGATCCAGAAACTCTGGAAACCAAGGAGAAG GTGGACTGGAGCAAATTCGTTGTGGTGAATGGAGCAACAGCCCATCCACATTATGAGCCTGATGGGACAGCATACAACATGGGCAACTCTTATGGGAAACATG GTTCCAGCTATAACATTATTTGGATTCCTCCGCAGAAGTCAAACCGCGATGACACTTTGCAGGGAGCAAAAGTTTTGTGCTCCATCGCTCCAGCTGAGAAGATGAAACCCTCCTACTATCACAGCTTTG GAATGAGTGAGAACTACGTGGTCTTCGCTGAGCAGCCCATCAAGATTAATCTGTGTCGGGTCATCACATCCAAGTTCCTTGGGAAGCCCATTGCTGATGGGATAAACTGGGAGCCGCAGTACAAAACCCGCTTCCACGTGGTGAATAAGCACACGGGAGAG CTGCTTCCGGGGCAGTTTTACAGCAAGCCATTTGCTACTTTCCATCATATCAACGCCTTTGAAGATCAGGGCTGTGTGGTCCTTGACCTCTGCTGCCAGGATGACGGAAGGAGCCTACAAACTTACCAGCTCCAAAACCTGCGCAAAGCTGGGGAGGGTCTGGATCAG ATCTATAACTCGATAGCCAGAGCTTTCCCCCGCCGCTTTGTTCTACCACTGAATGTGGATTCAAGCATGCCCGTGGGGCAGAACCTCAGCCCCTTGTCCTACACGTCAGCGAGTGCTGTGAAAGAGGTGGATGGGACG GTCTGGTGCATGCATGAAAATCTCCATTCAGAGGACCTGGAGGAGGTAGGGGGCATGGAGTTCCCCCAGATTAACTACTCACGGTGCAACGGCAGGAAGTACCGCTTCTTCTACGGCTGCGGCTTTCGGCACCTGGTGGGGGATTCGCTGATCAAGATGGATACAGAAACCAAGAAAATGAAG ATTTGGCAAGAGGATGGATTCTATCCTTCGGAGCCTGTGTTTGTGCCAGTGCCTAAAGCCACTGCAGAAGACAGTGGAGTCATTCTGTCAGTTGTGGTCACACCCTCGCAG AACCAAAACACTTTCCTGCTTGTCCTGGATGCAGAGACCTTCAGCGAACTGGGCCGCGCAGAAGTCCCAGTGCAAATGCCTTATGGATTCCATGGCATCTTTGTCCCACGTTAA